The Neoarius graeffei isolate fNeoGra1 chromosome 10, fNeoGra1.pri, whole genome shotgun sequence genome has a segment encoding these proteins:
- the LOC132892673 gene encoding E3 SUMO-protein ligase ZBED1-like, which yields MKNSDDKISRAMGVCKRLVSSFSYSWKKKRELEEAQKQLNLPQHALKTECPTRWGSRQAMVARILEQQKAIAQVLSNDRKQRHLYLSWQDIDVLEAVNKSLAPLVDFTDALSGEKYVSISLVKPTLHLFNNSVLKDQEDDTLLAKTIKHDILGYLNEKYSGSETQELLDMASALDPRFKLKYVDEDQKESIVSRVKLELRDARAPSAMVEAPSVTTVAPADTEDAAGTDVPSKKRKLLASFFKATPDQGAGPHLQEDQVISLEVQSYFQSETIDAEKDPMIWWRDAKAIYPRLSKLARKYLCIPATSSSSERVFSTSGNIVTCLRASLKPDHVNRLVFLAKNL from the exons ATGAAGAATTCCGATGACAAGATCAGCCGTGCCATGGGAGTCTGTAAGAGGTTGGTCAGTAGCTTCAGCTACAGCTGGAAAAAGAAGAGGGAACTTGAAGAAGCCCAGAAGCAACTGAATCTGCCTCAGCACGCCCTCAAGACCGAATGCCCGACCAGATGGGGATCTAGACAGGCCATGGTCGCCAGAATCCTTGAGCAACAGAAGGCGATTGCCCAGGTCCTTTCCAATGACCGGAAACAACGACATCTATACCTCTCCTGGCAAGACATCGATGTACTGGAAGCTGTCAATAAGTCACTGGCCCCTCTGGTTGATTTCACAGACGCGCTGTCAGGAGAAAAATATGTGAGCATCTCTCTTGTGAAGCCAACACTGCATCTCTTCAATAACTCAGTCTTGAAAGATCAAGAAGATGACACACTGCTTGCCAAAACCATCAAGCATGACATACTGGGCTACCTCAATGAGAAATACAGTGGCAGTGAAACACAAGAGCTACTTGACATGGCGTCTGCCCTAGACCCAAGATTCAAGTTGAAGTATGTGGATGAAGACCAGAAGGAATCCATTGTGAGTCGAGTGAAACTGGAGCTGAGGGATGCCAGAGCTCCCAGTGCTAtg GTGGAAGCCCCTTCAGTGACAACTGTGGCCCCTGCTGATACTGAGGATGCTGCTGGTACAGATGTTCCTAGCAAGAAGAGGAAGCTCCTGGCCAGCTTCTTCAAGGCCACTCCAGACCAGGGTGCAGGGCCTCACCTACAAGAAGACCAAGTAATTTCTCTCGAAgtccagtcttacttccagtccGAAACAATAGATGCTGAGAAGGACCCGATGATATGGTGGAGAGATGCGAAGGCCATCTACCCACGTCTTTCAAAGCTTGCCAGAAAATACTTGTGTATACCTGCCACAAGTTCCTCTTCAGAGAGAGTTTTCAGCACTAGTGGGAACATTGTCACTTGCTTGCGAGCATCTTTGAAACCTGACCATGTCAACAGGCTGGTGTTTCTAGCAAAAAATCTTTAG